The segment CGCGCTGCGCGTCGAAGGCAGCTTCGATGACTGCCAGCGACTCGTGAAAGGCGCCTTCGGCGATCCCGCCCTGCAGGCCGACGTCCCGCTGTCGTCGGCCAACAGCATCAGCCTCGGCCGCCTGCTGCCGCAGATGGCGTACTTCGGCCATGCGGCATTGAATGCCGAGAATCCGCCCATGAACGTCATCGTCCCCACCGGCAACCTCGGCAACGCGGTGGCCTGCCTGTGGGCACGCGAAATCGGCCTGCCGATCGGGGAGGTGGTGTTCGCCTGCAACGCCAACGACACGCTGCCCGAGTTCTTCGGCGGCCAGCCCTACCGTGCGCGTGATGCCGTGGCGACCATCGCCAACGCCATGGACGTCGGCGCGCCCAGCAACTTCGAACGCCTGCGCCACCTGTTCGGCAGCGACGAAGCCGCGCGTCTTAATGGCAGCGCGCACGCGGTGGACGACGCCACCATCCGTGACGTCATCCGCCGTCACGCCGCCAGCGACGGCGAACTGTTCTGCCCGCACACCGCCACCGCCATCCGCGTGTTCGAACAACGCCGCCTCGCCGGCGACACCCGCGCATGGACGATGGCCGCCACCGCCCATCCCGCGAAATTCGACACCGTCGTCGAGCCCCTGATCGGCCGCGAAGTGGAAGTCCCCGAAGCCCTCGCCGCCATGCTTGCCCGCGACGCGACGGCCGAACCGCTGGCGGCCGACCATCGTGTTTTTGCGGAGTGGTTACGCGGCTGGCATAGCGACTGATCGTTTCGAAGCCACACGCCCCACCGGCTCCCGATACGCCGGTGCCATAACCGTCACGCTGTTCGACTGGACAACCCGTTGCCCGCCGGGAGTGAACGC is part of the Luteibacter pinisoli genome and harbors:
- the thrC gene encoding threonine synthase, producing MRYVSTRGGAAPVSLSAAIATGLAPDGGLYVPETMPRVGTLPAGGYLASTAAAMLEPFFAGDPLASELEAICAEAFAHPAPRRELRIAGAHVLELFHGPTAAFKDFGARFLAACISRLRAGDPDPLTILVATSGDTGAAVGAAFHGLPGVRVAILYPDNRVSPRQAHQLGSFGGNVRALRVEGSFDDCQRLVKGAFGDPALQADVPLSSANSISLGRLLPQMAYFGHAALNAENPPMNVIVPTGNLGNAVACLWAREIGLPIGEVVFACNANDTLPEFFGGQPYRARDAVATIANAMDVGAPSNFERLRHLFGSDEAARLNGSAHAVDDATIRDVIRRHAASDGELFCPHTATAIRVFEQRRLAGDTRAWTMAATAHPAKFDTVVEPLIGREVEVPEALAAMLARDATAEPLAADHRVFAEWLRGWHSD